The following coding sequences lie in one Pseudomonas monsensis genomic window:
- a CDS encoding OprD family porin — translation MKLSSTAILALAISSITATAYAEEQSQAFTPVTVNEKSAQADATGFLEGSTISGTTRNWYANEQLKRGGKFTYRKDGVATPTDRRINWVQGTIVNYTSGFTQGTVGVSTEVAAYNAVALERDRKDLASNNGGAPGSRPGAGNNRTLTKEGGDAEGQWSKLGLANVKFRVSNTTLTAGRQNFSTPIVDTIGNRALPSSFEGVSLHSEELNNLSFDAGSFDRVSPRTEESLSKFRSEYTNNKAETDRVSIVGLNYQPLKSLKTSLYASKVEDFWNQYYFGATHELGDSNIVSLTTGLNYYKTVDTGKKEMGEIDNDTYSLSFGLTHQAHSLTFSYQEINGNEYFDYLHETNGIYLANSLLSDFNGPNEKSFQVAYGLNMAEYGVPGLKFNIYQARGWGIDGTHYTGTAYDVRNMDGEHHYEYGIGATYAVQSGPLKATTIRGTYTAHRASENQSDGSINEFRLVTTIPFNIL, via the coding sequence ATGAAACTGAGCAGCACCGCGATACTGGCCCTGGCCATCAGCAGCATCACCGCCACGGCGTATGCCGAGGAACAGAGCCAGGCGTTCACTCCGGTAACCGTTAACGAGAAGAGCGCCCAGGCTGACGCCACCGGCTTCCTCGAGGGTTCCACGATCAGCGGCACCACCCGTAACTGGTACGCCAACGAACAACTCAAGCGTGGCGGCAAATTCACTTACCGCAAGGACGGCGTTGCCACCCCGACTGATCGTCGTATCAACTGGGTACAGGGCACCATCGTTAACTACACCTCCGGCTTCACGCAGGGCACCGTTGGTGTCAGCACTGAAGTGGCCGCGTACAACGCGGTGGCCCTGGAGCGTGATCGCAAGGACCTGGCCTCCAACAACGGCGGTGCACCGGGCTCGCGTCCAGGCGCAGGCAACAACCGTACGCTGACCAAAGAAGGCGGTGACGCTGAAGGCCAGTGGAGCAAACTGGGTCTGGCCAACGTCAAGTTCCGCGTGTCGAACACCACCCTGACCGCCGGTCGTCAGAACTTCAGCACCCCGATCGTCGACACCATCGGCAACCGCGCGCTGCCTTCAAGCTTTGAAGGTGTCAGCCTGCACAGCGAAGAGCTGAACAACCTGTCGTTCGATGCCGGCAGCTTCGACCGCGTATCGCCGCGTACCGAAGAGAGCCTGTCCAAATTCCGCTCCGAGTACACCAACAACAAAGCTGAAACCGATCGCGTCAGCATCGTGGGCCTGAACTATCAGCCGCTGAAAAGCCTGAAGACCAGCCTGTACGCTTCCAAGGTTGAAGACTTCTGGAACCAGTACTACTTCGGCGCCACCCACGAACTGGGTGACAGCAATATCGTCAGCCTGACCACCGGCCTGAACTACTACAAGACCGTCGACACCGGCAAAAAAGAGATGGGTGAAATCGACAACGACACCTACTCCCTGTCGTTCGGCCTGACTCACCAGGCCCACAGTCTGACCTTCTCGTACCAGGAAATTAACGGTAACGAGTACTTCGACTACCTGCACGAAACCAACGGCATCTACCTGGCCAACTCCCTGCTGTCCGACTTCAACGGTCCGAACGAGAAGTCCTTCCAGGTGGCCTATGGCCTGAACATGGCCGAATACGGCGTGCCGGGTCTGAAGTTCAACATCTACCAGGCTCGCGGCTGGGGCATCGACGGTACTCACTACACCGGCACTGCGTACGACGTACGCAATATGGACGGTGAGCACCACTATGAATACGGCATCGGTGCGACCTACGCGGTGCAGAGCGGCCCACTCAAGGCGACCACCATCCGTGGTACCTACACCGCTCACCGCGCCAGCGAAAACCAGTCCGATGGCAGCATCAACGAGTTCCGTCTCGTGACCACCATTCCGTTCAACATCCTGTAA
- a CDS encoding ABC transporter substrate-binding protein, translated as MKMLPLRAAVAAALLSAAIGVSAKPLVVCTEASPEGFDMVQYTTAVTADAVAETIFNRLADFKPGTTEVIPALAESWDISEDGLTYTFHLRKGVKFHTTEYFKPTRDMNADDVVWSFQRQLDPNHPWHKLSSVGFPYFESMGFKELLKSVEKVDDNTVKFTLTRREAPFLADIAMAFSSIYPAEYADQLLKANKTGDLNNKPVGTGPFIFQRYAKDAQVRFKANPDYFRGKPPADALILAIATDNNVRLQKLKANECQIALYPKPDDIPSIKKDSNLKVDELDAMTVSYIAMNTQHKYMSDVRVRKAIDIAFDKEAYVNALFGKGNASVAVNPYPPTLLGYNHDLKNPPRDLDKARALLKEAGVPEGTVFTLFTRNGGGPTNPNPMLGAQMMQADLAKVGIKIDIRVMEWGEMLKRAKAGEHDMVSAGWAGDNGDPDNFLTPMLSCEAAKNGENYARWCNEKFQALLDEARAKVDPAERAKLYEQAQVLFNQDQPWISMAHTRMFTAMRNNVEGYHISPLTTNNFATTQVK; from the coding sequence ATGAAAATGCTTCCCCTACGTGCGGCCGTCGCTGCCGCGTTGTTGAGCGCCGCCATCGGCGTCTCGGCCAAACCCTTGGTTGTCTGCACCGAAGCCAGTCCGGAAGGCTTCGACATGGTCCAGTACACAACTGCAGTCACTGCCGATGCGGTGGCCGAAACCATCTTCAACCGTCTGGCGGACTTCAAGCCCGGCACCACCGAGGTGATTCCGGCGCTCGCCGAATCCTGGGACATCAGTGAAGACGGCCTGACCTACACGTTCCACCTGCGCAAAGGCGTCAAGTTTCACACCACCGAATACTTCAAGCCGACCCGCGACATGAACGCCGACGACGTGGTCTGGAGCTTCCAGCGTCAGCTGGACCCGAATCACCCGTGGCACAAACTGTCGAGCGTGGGCTTCCCGTACTTTGAAAGCATGGGCTTCAAAGAACTGCTCAAAAGCGTAGAAAAAGTCGACGACAACACGGTCAAGTTCACCCTGACCCGCCGCGAAGCGCCGTTCCTGGCCGACATCGCCATGGCGTTCTCCTCGATCTACCCGGCCGAATACGCCGACCAGTTGCTCAAGGCCAACAAGACCGGCGACCTCAACAACAAGCCTGTCGGCACCGGCCCGTTCATCTTCCAGCGTTATGCCAAGGATGCGCAGGTGCGCTTCAAGGCCAACCCGGACTACTTCCGTGGCAAGCCTCCGGCCGACGCGTTGATCCTGGCGATCGCCACCGACAACAACGTGCGCCTGCAGAAGCTCAAGGCCAACGAGTGCCAGATCGCGCTGTATCCGAAACCGGATGACATCCCGAGCATCAAGAAAGACAGCAACCTGAAAGTCGACGAGCTGGACGCGATGACCGTCTCGTACATCGCCATGAACACCCAGCACAAATACATGAGCGACGTGCGCGTGCGTAAGGCCATCGACATCGCCTTCGACAAGGAAGCCTACGTCAACGCCCTGTTCGGCAAAGGCAACGCCTCGGTTGCGGTCAACCCGTACCCGCCGACCCTGCTGGGTTATAACCACGACCTGAAGAACCCGCCTCGCGATCTGGACAAGGCCCGCGCCCTGCTCAAGGAAGCCGGGGTTCCGGAAGGTACGGTGTTTACCCTGTTTACCCGTAACGGCGGCGGTCCGACCAACCCCAACCCGATGCTCGGCGCACAGATGATGCAGGCTGACCTGGCGAAAGTCGGGATCAAGATCGACATCCGCGTGATGGAATGGGGCGAAATGCTCAAGCGTGCCAAGGCCGGCGAACACGATATGGTGTCGGCCGGATGGGCGGGCGACAACGGCGACCCGGACAACTTCCTGACGCCTATGCTCAGTTGTGAAGCGGCCAAGAACGGCGAGAACTACGCGCGCTGGTGCAATGAGAAATTCCAGGCGCTGCTGGACGAAGCACGGGCTAAAGTAGATCCGGCCGAACGTGCGAAACTCTACGAGCAAGCCCAGGTCCTGTTTAATCAGGACCAGCCATGGATCAGCATGGCCCACACCCGGATGTTTACCGCAATGCGCAACAACGTAGAGGGTTATCACATCAGCCCTCTCACCACTAATAACTTCGCCACTACCCAGGTGAAGTAG